The Actinomycetota bacterium genome segment CCGATCCGTCCACCAGGGGGAGGTGAGGCCGAGAAGCCAAACCTACCGGCACTCCCCACGGCCGCCAGTGGGCAAGTTTTCGTGGCCATCCTTGGGCAGGTGTAGTGGCCGTCACCGGGCAGAACTCAACGGCCCTTGACATCGTGAGAGGTGCGGAATAGAGCGTAGCTCTTAAGACAGAATGGTGAGGCTGTGTCTCTGGCCTACCAGTTGGCGAGATCGGCTCCCCATTTGAGGCCTTGACGGGTTGCTGCGGGACGCGCCGCTAACGAGACTGACTCTCCCCGCTTTCGCCGGGGAAATCGCTTCTTGCCTTATCCCTGCCCCCGCGCCACCAGCTCCAGCACCGAGGCCTCAGGGGGAGACAGGAACCGGACCGGGGCGAACTTGCTGGTCCCCAGCCCGGGGGTGACGAACAGCAAGGTGTCGCCGATCCAGTGGGCACCCATGGAGTACTCGTTCGGCAGGTCGGAGTTGGTCACCAGCGACCCGACGAAGGGCACCCGCACCTGGCCCCCGTGGGTGTGGCCCGCGATCGCCAGGTCGAAGCCGCCGGCGGCGATGTCCAGGTACGGAGCCGGGTCGTGTACGACGCAGAGCGCGAAGGCGGCCCCCGGGTTGCGGTGTAGCAGCCGGCGGTCGTCCCGGTGCAGGAAGGGGTCGTCCATCCCCGTGATCTGCCAGGGCACACCGTCCACCACCGGGTAGACCGTGCGGTTCGTCAGGCTCTGGTAGCCCTGCTCCTCCAGCATCCGCAGGAAGTCGGCGGTCCGGTTCGTCTTCGTCGGCTTCTTGCGCCGTTTGGTGAAGTAGCGGGTGGGGCTCTTGGGCCTCGGGGCGTAGTAGTCCGACGAGCCGAGCACGTAGTAGCAGCCCAACCGGCCCTTCAGCCCGCCCAGCAGGCGGGCGCAGCGCTCGACCGCCGCCGGCTCGCCCAGCAGGTCGCCGGTGGCGAAGACCAGGTCGAAGGGTTCCTGGGACAAGGCGGCGAGGAAGGCGGCCAGCCGGAGGTTGGTCTCCCGGAGGTGGGTGTCGGAGACCTGGAGCACCCGCAACGGCCCGGCCCCCGGGGGCAGCACCGGGAGCCGATGGATGCGCAGGTGGTAGCGGTGGGCCTCGCCCACGCTGTAGACGACACCTGCCGTCCCGAGGGCGGCGCCCGCCGCCAGGACCCGGGAAAGCTTCACCCGTGTACCCGGATGCGCTTCATCCGACGACGACGAGGTTCGGCCCCTCGGCCGGAACCTCCGCCAGGACGTCCGGGAGGGCGTCGAGGGTGGCCGCCCGGACGGTGGCCGGGATGCCGAACGCCGGCCCCAGGCCGCCGAGGTCCGGGGTGGGCGCCCGGGCGGCGAGGACGTGGTGCGCCTCGCTGCCGGCCGATGTGCCCGCCCAGTCATCGGCCAGCGCCACAACGGTGACCCGGGCGCCTGCCTGGGCGAGGGCCACCAGGTCGTAGCACCGCCGGACGAGGCCCCGGGCATCCAGGATGGCCACCGCCCGCTTCCGGCTCCCGGTCGCCACCCCGAGCGAGGCGGCGATGCACCAGCCCGCACCCGAGTCCGGGGGCGCGGCGTGGAAGGTGCCCCGCTCGGGCACCCCGAACAGGGGGACGGCGAAGCGGGCCACCGGACCATCCCACACCGTCGGCACCTCGGGCGGGATCGCCGCCCGGAGAGCGTCCAGCAGGGCCGTGGGAGCAGCCGCCGCCAGCCGGGCCCGCGCTGCGTCCCTCGTAGCCCCCACCGACACCTCCTGCGCAGCGAGGTCGCGGGGGGCGCCGTCAGCGGCGTGGACCCGGAGCCGGTCGGCCAGGGCACGGAGCACATGGCCGGCGTCGCCCGTGATGCCCAGCCGGACCGGGTAGCGGGTGCCCGGCACCGAGGGATCGGTGTCGACATGGAAGAGCTGCATGGGCATCGGGAGCTGCCCGTTGCGGGTGGAGCGGGGGGAGAACGAGGTCCCGACCGCCAGCCCGGCGTCCGCCCCTCCGGTGAGGCGGGCGACCTCCGAGGCCCCCGCCAGGGACCCGACGAGGAGGGGGTGGCCGTCGCCCAGCACCCCGCGCCCGGCGGTGCTGGTGACGATGGGCGCGGCCAGCAGCTCGGCGACCTCGGCGACCGCCTCGCCGGCCTGAGCCGCCCCGCCCCCCAGCCAGATCACGGGGCGGGCGGACAGGGAGAGCAGGTGGGCGGCCTCGTCGATGGCGGCCTCGTCGAGCGCCGTGCGATCCGCTCCGGCCGGGGCGGCGGGGTCGGGCGCACCGCCCGGTTCGACCCCGGCGGCCAGCACCCGCGGGGCGATCGACACCAACACCGGGCCGGTCGCCCGCACGGCGGTCGCCAGGGCAGCGTCGAGGGCAGCGAGGTCCTCCACGCGGAGGAGACCGGGGTCGGCCCCGGTGGCCCGGGGGGCGGTGGCGATCGCCAGCACCGGGGCGCCGCTGGAGGATTTCTGGAGGAAGCCCATCGTGGTGGTGGGCGCCCCGAGCACCACCCCCAGCGGGTTCCCCGAGCGCCGGTGCGCCGCGGCGGCCACCACCGCGCCTGCCTCGGTCAGGAGGCTGAGGGTGGTGATCCCGGCCTCCTCGGCGGCGGCCCACAGATCGGGGTCGGCCCCGTCGGCATCCGGGCAGCCGAACGCGACCGCCCCGCCCGCCTCCCGGATCCGGCGGAAAAGCGAAAGCCCCGCCTTCACACGCTCGGAGGCGGCGGGGTGAACTCGAGGATGACGCCGTCCTCGAACCAGCGCCGGAGCGTCTCCTCGCCAGCGGGGCCATGGGCGCGGGCCGGGTACCGCTCTTCCAGGATCAGACGGGCGACCTCGCCGAACTCCACCCGGTTCTCGGGGCCGATCACCCGCACCGTGGCAGGGAAATCAACCAGCCGGGCGTCCCGCCCCTTCCAGCGCAGCGCCACCTGGGCGGTGCGCATGTCCCGGGCGTTGGCGATCTTGTTTTGGTCGGCGGAGAGCACGAAGATGTGGCCCGGCCGGTAGACGAACTGGCGGGTGGGGATCGTGACCCCGTCCTCCGGCGTGATCCAGATCGTCTCGGAGGCCTCCAGGCCCTCCACCAGCCCGCGCAGCGGCGGGGCGGAGGCTGCCGCCTCCTCGTCCGGCCCCCAGAAGATGGACGGGTCGGGCTGGTAGCCGAGCTGGCTCCAGGAGGCGTCGATCGCCCGCAGCACGTACCAGGTGGTGTAGTTGAAGAACTCGTCCACTGCTTCGAGCGGGTCGTCGAAGTCCTCCATGCGGATGAGTTCCTCGTGGGCGATGCGCCCGGCGTCGATGAGGCCGCGCCGGTGGGTGTGGGCAATGTCCACCGCGGTCTCGGCGCTCAGCTTGTCCTCCGGGCGCGGGCCGCCCGATCCCCGGGCCTTGTGCGGGTCCTTGCGGAAGGCGAGCACCCAGGACGGCTGGTGGATGGAGACGTAGGCCTCGGACCAGTACTCCCCGCTGTTGACGGCGGCGGTGAGGAACATCGTGGACTTGGGGAAGGTCAGCTTGAAGCCGGTCCAGTGCGCCTTGAACGCCCGGACGATGTGGCGCTCCAGCCCGATGTGCAGCGTCCCCAGCTCGCCCGGCCCCTTGCTGACCCGGTAATCGGCGAGGCGGCCGGCGAGGCGGAAGCGCACCTCCTCAGCTGGGCCGCTCAGGGCACGCTTCGGGGGCGGCTGCGCGGCAGGCGGCGCCGGCGGTGCGGGCCTCGGGCTCGGGGTTGCCGACACCGGTGCCGGCGTCACGGCCGGGGCGATGACGGGGATGGGCACAGCCACCGGTGCGGGCGCGGGCGGCGGATCGGGGACGGGGGGGACCACCCGGGGTGGCTCGGGCCTCGGGGCCGGCCGGCGGAGCGCCTCAGGGGCGTGGCCGCGGGGCAGCGACGCCAGGCGGTCCTCCTCGGCACCCCAGCCGATGGTCCCGTCCGGGGTGTAGCCCAGCTGCGCCCACGTGGCGTCGATGGCCCGCAGCACGTACCAGGTGGTGTAGTTGAAGAACTCGTCCACCGCCTCGAGCGGGTCGTCGAAGTCCTCCATGCGGATGAGCTCCTCATGGGCCACGTGCCCGGAGGCGACCAGCCCGTGGCGGTAGGCCAGGGCGGTGTCCACCGCCGCCTCGGCGCTCAGCTTGTCCTCGGGGCGCGGGCCCCCGGACCCCCGGGCCTTGTGCGGGTCCTTGCGGAAAGCGAACACCCAGGAGGGCTGGTGGATCGAGATGTAGGCCTCCGACCAGTACTCGCCGGTGGTGAGTGAGGTGGAGAGGAAGAGCGTCGATTGCGGGAAGGCGACCTTGAAGCCGGTCCAGTGCGCCTTGAAGGTGCGCACCAGGCCCCGCTTCAGGCCGATGGCGAGGGTCCCGATCTCGCCGCCGCCCTTGCGGACCTCGTAATCGGACAGGCGGTGCGCCACCCGGTAGCGGATCTCGTCGGGGGCGACCTTCAGGGTGCGGGCCACGCCGGCGCTGCCTCCTCGCTCGGTGGCGGGCCCCGGTGGGCCGGCCGCAGGCACCGATTATACGGACTGGCCCTCCCGGCTCCCCCCACCCCCGGAGAGCCGGGAGGCAGTCCGATCTGTCAGGCGCGGGCAGGCTCCGGGACGGTGACCTCGGCGCCGTCCAGCTGGAGGAGCAAGTTCGGGCTCCCCTCGGCGCCCGCCTGGGCCAGAGCGGGACCCAGTTGGCCGGAGATGAAGGCCTCGCAGCTCTGCTTCGAATCCCAGATCGACACGATGGCCATGCCCACCGGGGTCGCGCCGGCCGCGACCGCGATCAGGCCCGGCCGGCTCGCATCGCCGAGGATGCCCTCGACCTGGTGATACACGTCCATCGACCCGCCCGCCACATCGACGACCTCTACGTACGCCATGGTGCCGCCTCCCTTCGTCCCGCTCCCCGGTTGGGAGCACAGGCGGATGGTCCCTCGCCGGGCACCTGCCCGACATCGGGGGGACTACTCAAGCCGGTACTCATTTGACCGCCCGGCTGACCACCCAGGCGGCGATCTGCGCCCGGGAGCTGAACCCGAGCTTGGTCATGATGTGCGCCACGTGGTTCTCCGCCGTGCGCTCGGAGAGCACCAGGGCCTCGGCGATCTGGCGGTTCGACATGCCCTGCGCCACGAGGCCGGCGACCTCTGCCTCACGGTGGGAGAGGGCGGGCCCGGGGCTCCCGGAGGCGCCGCCGATGCCACGCAGCAAGCGCCGGGAGCGATCTGCCCACGGGGCCATGCCCAAGGAGTCGGCCTCCTCTCGCGCCTGGGCCAGGAGGGCGCCGGCCCGACCGAGATCGCCCGGTCCGGAGCGGCCGAGGAGGGCGCTCGCCAGCTGGACGGCTGATTCAACCCGGAACCCAAGGGCGCCCGACGCGGTCGCGCCATCGAATGCCGCCTGCAGGTGGTCGATGGCGGCGTCGTGCTGACCAAGGAACCCGGCGGCCACCCCGAGGTACAGCGCCATAGGACCGAAGGACGCGGCAGCCCCGACCACCGGTGCGGCATGTGCGCTGCGGTGGACGAGGGCCCGCTCGTACGCCGCCTGCACGACCGACGCGTGGCCGAGGGCAACCGCGGTCGCGATCCCGTGGGCGAGGCCGACCACCTGCAGCATCGGTGGGAACGTCCATTCTTCCGGCGGACCCGCCCGGGCAAAGCGCTGTGCTGCAGCCTCAGTGTCGCCCCGTTCGAGGAGGATCCAGCTGCCGGCGACCAGGAAGAAGGTGGCGAAGGGCCGAGGAGCATAGTCCGGAACATCGGGGACCTGGGGGCCCTCGGCCGGGTCGCCGGTGTGGTGGCCGATGATGACGAGGAGAGCCATGTTGGCCTCGACCCCCGGCTGGTGAAGGTCGCCGGTCAGCTCCTCCCGGGCTCGGCGGGCGAGGTCATTCGCCTCGGCGAGCCGACCGGTTGCCTGGGCGAGAGCGGCCCGGAGGCGCAGGAGATGCCACCGGCCGATGGGCAGTTTGATCCGGTCCACGCACATGGCCAACTCCGGGAGCACCGACCCGGTGGCCGGAAAATCTCCCAGAGCAAAGGAGGCCTCGGCGGCCCACACGAGCCCCCACATCAGGATCGGGAGGCTGTGGCCCGCCCGGCCGACCTCGCACATCCGCGCCGCCACGGCAACCTGCTCGACGAGGCCCTCCGACGAACTGCACACCAGATGCCGTGCACCCAGGGCGCCCACCAGGGCCTGCCGCTCCCCGCACTCCTCCGCCAACGCGAGGGCCTGGCGGCTCCAGCGCTCCAGGTCGGCGCGGTCCTCCCCGGCGT includes the following:
- a CDS encoding thiamine pyrophosphate-binding protein encodes the protein MKAGLSLFRRIREAGGAVAFGCPDADGADPDLWAAAEEAGITTLSLLTEAGAVVAAAAHRRSGNPLGVVLGAPTTTMGFLQKSSSGAPVLAIATAPRATGADPGLLRVEDLAALDAALATAVRATGPVLVSIAPRVLAAGVEPGGAPDPAAPAGADRTALDEAAIDEAAHLLSLSARPVIWLGGGAAQAGEAVAEVAELLAAPIVTSTAGRGVLGDGHPLLVGSLAGASEVARLTGGADAGLAVGTSFSPRSTRNGQLPMPMQLFHVDTDPSVPGTRYPVRLGITGDAGHVLRALADRLRVHAADGAPRDLAAQEVSVGATRDAARARLAAAAPTALLDALRAAIPPEVPTVWDGPVARFAVPLFGVPERGTFHAAPPDSGAGWCIAASLGVATGSRKRAVAILDARGLVRRCYDLVALAQAGARVTVVALADDWAGTSAGSEAHHVLAARAPTPDLGGLGPAFGIPATVRAATLDALPDVLAEVPAEGPNLVVVG
- a CDS encoding metallophosphoesterase, producing MKLSRVLAAGAALGTAGVVYSVGEAHRYHLRIHRLPVLPPGAGPLRVLQVSDTHLRETNLRLAAFLAALSQEPFDLVFATGDLLGEPAAVERCARLLGGLKGRLGCYYVLGSSDYYAPRPKSPTRYFTKRRKKPTKTNRTADFLRMLEEQGYQSLTNRTVYPVVDGVPWQITGMDDPFLHRDDRRLLHRNPGAAFALCVVHDPAPYLDIAAGGFDLAIAGHTHGGQVRVPFVGSLVTNSDLPNEYSMGAHWIGDTLLFVTPGLGTSKFAPVRFLSPPEASVLELVARGQG